The DNA region GTGACCAGTACCGTCCCCGCGTCCTCCAGGCCGTCCAGGCCCCGCTCCGGCGTGACGCGGACCGGGCCGGGCGGAGCGGTGGTGACCGCGTCCCGCACGGCGCACACCCGCAGCTCGTACGGTGGGCGCCGGTAGAACGTGCGCGACGCCGCGCCGAACAGCAGCGCAGGGGTGCTGAGCTGGGGTGCGGGCACCCCGTCGAGCGCGAGCAGCGCGACCACGGTCATGGCCAGAATTTAGCCCAGGGTGGCAGCAGACCGCTTTTTCCGGGCCTCCGGGCTCACGGAGCATGGAGCACACACGGGGGAGACCACGGCGACGCCTGGTCCCACCGCACGTGTGTTCCACACGTTTACTCCGCACGTTCGTTGCGCATTCCGCGTACCAGGTGAAGGGCACCTCCATGTCTGCTTCCGCCACTCCGGCCACTCCCGCCTCCCGCCGTCCGTCCCGCACCGCACGCCGTGTCCTCGGCGGTCTCGGTGCCCTCGGCGCGGCCACCGCCCTGTGCGCCACCGGCCTCACCGGCAGTGCCCAGGCCATCGTCGGCGGCAAGGACGCCACCAAGAAGTACCCGTTCATGGTGTCGATCCCGATGACCTTGGAGAAGGAGGACGGCACCAAGCTGAAGGGCGTGTGCGGCGGGACCCTGATCCACCCCCGGTGGGTCGTCACCGCCGCCCACTGCGCCCAGGACGACTTCGTGGCCAAGCCCACCGGGAAGGTCCGCATCGGCAGCGACCGGCTCAGCTCCGGCGGCACGGTCCGCACCATCGTCAAGAAGGTGGTCAACCCCGCGTACGACATCGGCGGCGACAAGCGTTCCCACGACGACATCGCCCTGCTCCGCCTCGACCGGCCCGTCACCGAGTACGCCCCGATCCGCATCGCCGACCGTGCCCCGAAGGTCGGCGCGCACACCCGGATCCTCGGCTTCGGTACGACGGTCGACAGCACCGACCTGGAGGAGTGGAAGTTCTCCGAGCGCCTCCAGGAGCTCGACACCCGCAGGGCCGCGGCCGACAAGTGCCTCGACATCAAGGGCGAGACCGAGCTGTGCACGCAGAGCCGCGTCCGCAACGCCATGGCGTGCAACGGCGACTCCGGCGGACCGCAGGTCCAGCGCATCGGCGGCCGCTGGCAGCTCGTCGGCGCCACCTCCGGCGACGGTGACGCGGCCGTCGACCGGCGCTGCGCGGGCGGCCCCGGGATCTACACCTCCGTACCGGCGTACAAGAAGTGGATCGAGAAGACGATCGCCACCCAGCGCTGACGTCGAGCGGGCGGCATGCCCGGTGGCCTCCAGCGGATGCGGATCTTGCGGATGCGGATAATGCCGGGTATGTCAGTCATCGCGCTGCTCGTCCTCGACGGCGTCCCCGCCCACCAGCTCACCACCCCCGGCCTGGTCCTGGACGCCGTCGCCCGCAGCGCCCCCGGGGCCGCGTACGAGCTGCGGGTCTGCGCGGTCCCGCGCACCGTCACCACCGCGAGGCCCGCCCCGCTGACCGTCACCGCGGACCGGGGTCTCGACGGGCTGGACGGGGCCGGGACCGTGCTGGTGGCCGGGCACGACGGGTTCAGGGACGAGCCGCCGCCGGGCGTGGCCGAGGCCCTGCGCGCGGCGGTCGGCCGGGGGAGCCGCGTGCTCGCCGTCGGCACCGGCACGTTCACGCTCGCGGCGGCCGGGGTCCTCGACGGCCGCCGTGCCACGACCGAGTGGAGCCACGTCCCCGAACTGGCCGCGCGCCACCCGCAGGTGGCGGTCGACCCGGCGGGGACCCTCGTCGTGGACGGGCCGTTCCGCACGTCGGCCGGGTTCCTCGGCGGGCTCGACCTGTGCCTGCGGTTCGTCGAGGAGGACCACGGCGCCGACGTGGCCGCCGCGACCGCACGGCAGCTCGTCCTGCCCGTGTACGAGGACGCCGGGGCCGCGCGCGCCGAGCTGGACCGGGCCCTCGCCGAGACCGGCGGCCTGGAGCCGACCGTCCGGTGGCTGGAGGCGTCGTCGCACGGGCCGCTCACCCTCGCCGACATCGCCACGCACGCCCGCCTGAGCCCCCGCACGCTCGACCGCAGGTTCCGCGCGCACACGGGCCTCAGCCCGCTCAAGTACCTGCTGCGCGTGCGTCTGGACCGGGCGCGCGACCTCCTGGAGCACGACGACGCGACGATCGAGGAGATCGCCGCGCGCGTGGGGTTCGGCTCGTCGGCGAGCTTCCGCAGGCACTTCCGCGACGCGACCGGGCGCACGCCCCGGGACTACCGCGCGGCCCAGGACCCCGGCACGCCCCGCGGCCCGGGGGGCGGCGCACGGCCCGGGGCCCCGGCGGCTAGCGGACGGCCCGCGCGGACTCCGACTGAAGATGGGCCTTCGCGTTGATCAGGGCCCGGGTGCGCAGCCGGCGCCACTCGGCGAGGTCGCCGCGGTGGCGGGCGCGGACCTCGGTGAGCGGCTGCTCGCGGAACGCGGCTTCCGGCTTGAGGTTGTTGACGACCGTGGAGACGCGGAACCAGCGCCGCTGGTCGCCGTAGAGGGTGCGCTGGGCCGAGGCGAGGCAGCCGTCGGTGTGGGCGCGTACCGAGTGGCCGGTGGGCAGGGTCAGGGACAGCTCCGTGCGGCCGGTGCCGAACAGGGCCCGTGCCACCCGCTGTTGCTCGGCCGCGGACGCGGGGCGGCTGCCCGGCTGCGGCGGGGTCAGGCCCTTGCGGGTCAGACAGGTGTCGGTGAGCCGCTGCTGCGCCGTCTTGATCGTGTCGTCGGGGGTGAGCGCGGGCGTCCGCTCGGCGGGCGGGGCGCAGCCGACGGCCAGGAGGGTGAGCAGCAGGAGGGGGAGGGCCGCGAGGGCACGCAGGCGCGGTACGGGCAGGTGCGCCCCGGCTTCTCGGGCCTCTCGGGCCCCTCGGACCTCACATCCCTCACGGACCTCATATCCCTCACGGCCCTCTGGTGGGGTGGCTTCTCGGCGCATGCGGGCGGCTCCTGGGGCTGGTTCGGTGCGCGGTGCATGCGCACCCTCCCCACGGACCGCCGGGCCAATCGCCTTGTCACCCGGACCGGTGAGCGGCCGGTCCGCACGTCAGCCGCGGCGCTGCTGCGCCGACGGGTGCGTGCGCCGGTACCTGCGGTCCCAACGCTCCTGCCGGGCCCGCCGGATGCGGTAGTCGCGGTACGAGGAGGGGATGCCCCCGCCCCCGGCTCCGCCGCTCGCGCCGCCCGAGCTCCCGGCGCCGCCCGCGCCGGGCCCGCCGCCCGCGCCGGGCCCGCCGCCCGCGGGTCCCGGCCGGGCGGAGCCCTTGTCGTGGTGGCGGACGAGGAAGTAGACGAGCGCCGCTGCGGCCACCCACAGCAAGGGCTGCTGGAAGCCGAGGGCGATCAGGACGGCCAGTACGGCGACGATGAATACGTTCATGGCTGAACCTCCGCTCGCTGGACGCGGGCAGCCGGGGTCGCGGGACATCAGCTGGGACCGATGACAGCTGTGACGGATGACGGCCGTGATCGATGACAGCTGCGGTCGATGACAGGGACCGCACAGGCCGCGGGGCGGGGCGGCTCCGGAGCGCGGGCCCGCTGTCACGGGGTCGTACGAGGGCTCGTTCGACCCTTGTACCGGGAGTCAACGCCCGCTGACACCGCCTGTCAATGCTCCTGGGCTCAGGCGTCGGGCGAGGCTTCCCGGGGGTGTTCGTGCGCGTGCTTGAGCAGCATCCGAGTATCCACCGTGTCCGGGCCCGAAACCTGCTCCCAGAAGCGGTGGCAGCTCACGAACACCGCGAGCTCCCGCTCCCGCGCGCGCAGTTTCTCGACCTCGGCCTGCTCGTCCGGCGTCCAGCCGGGGGAGGCGGGACGCTCGACCTTCCGCCAGCCGTTGTCGTCGCTGAAGCCGTCCAGGGGCTCGACCGACCAGGGCAGCCGTCGCAGCAGGGCGTGCAGCTCCGACCTGACCTGGTGCAGTTCCTCCTGGCCGGCGAGGAGGTCGCTCGGGAACTCGTACGCAGGGGTTGCGGGCACGCCGCAATGGTACTCCTGTTCGAATTCATGAGGCGAGGGGTGCGGTGGCGTGTCGGCCGAGCCGGGTGGTGCGTGTGTCGGTGCGTTTGTGTGAGTGGTTCCCGTCGGGGCCGCGTACGCGCGAAGCTGGAGGCATGTGCCGCAGCATCAAGACCCTTCGCCCGCCCGCCCTCCCCGAGAAGGCCACCGACGACGAGATCCGGGCCGCCGCGCTCCAGTACGTGCGCAAGGTCTCCGGGTTCCGCGCCCCGGCCGCCCACAACCGCGAGGTGTTCGAACGCGCCGTCGACGCCGTCGCCGAGGCGACGGCGGACCTGCTCGCCCACCTGGAGGTGCGAGGGGCGCGCGCGGCGTCCTAGAAGAAGGCGCCGCGTGCGTGGCGCCGTGAGCCGTCGGGGGGTTGTCCGTCAGCGGTCGTCGGGGGGTGTCCGTCAGCGGTCGGGTGGGGCGTCCGCCGACGGTCGGGCGGGGATGCCCCGCCGGCGGTCAGGCGGGGGCGTCCGCCGCGGTCTCCCGCGGCCGCCGCACCAGGAAGGCCGCGCCCGCCCCCGCCAGGAACAGCGCGAGGACCGAGACGCCGGTGGCGAGCCACGTCGCGCCCAGCCACTGGCCGCCGAAGTAGCCGAGCCCCACGCTGTAGCCGGCCCAGGCCACGCCGGCGAGCACCGACCAGGGCAGGAAGTCGCGCACCCGGCGGTGCGCCGCGCCCGCGCCGAGCGAGACGATCGAGCGGCCCGCGGGCGCGAAGCGGGCGATGACGACGAGGACGCCGCCGCCGCGCGCGAGCGCCGTGCCGAGCCGTTCCTGCGCGCTGGTCAGGCGCCGGGAGCGGGCGATGGCGCGGTCGAGGCGTTCGCCGCCGCGCCAGGCGAGGCGGTACGCGACGAGGTCGCCGAGCACGGACGCCGTCGCGGCGCAGAGCATGAGCAGCAGGATGTCCGGCACGTCGTGCGGGACCCGCCCGGTGCCGGAACCGGCGGCGGCCGCCGCCGTGGCCGCGGTGATGACGAGCACGCCGCTCGGCAGCAGCGGCAGAAAGACGTCGAACAGCACGGAGAGGGCCACGACCGCGTAGATCCATGGGCTGCCGGTCAGCGCCCCCACACTCTCCAACACCGAAACTCCCCCGTTGTTTCTCCCCGGTCGGCAACTCGTCGCCGCGATGTCGCGGGGAGCGGCGGGTGGCGGCCTGACAACAGCTGTACAGCGTACGCCGGACCCCCGGCCGTAGATCCACTGGGGGCTCAGATGTTCGCTACATCACGTTCACCCGGCTGCCCTCTCCGACGCGGCACGCACCTCTGAAGTCCCGTACGAACGGAGCAGAAGCGCACACAACGGGCGCCCAATCACAGACAAGTCGACAAGTAGGAGAAGGGGAGAACTCGACAATGGTGGCAGGGATACTCACCGCGGCCGTGGCGGCCGCCGTGCTCGCCGCGAGCGGCGGAGCACCGGCCGACGGCGGCGACTGCGTGCGCGCGAAGGGGCGGTTCGCGCCGTCCAAGGCGCTGTCGCCCGCGCTGACCTACGACCGGAACCTCGTGCCTCCGGGCGCCCGCATCGAGGTGACGCAGCGCCACGAACGGTCCGGCACGCGAGTCGCCCTGCGGGTGCGTGGCCTGAAGCCGGGACACGCGTACGGCGTGCACGTGCACCAGAAGCCGTGCGGCACGGACCCGGCCGCGGCGGGCGGCCACTACCAGCACCGCCGTGACCCCGTGCAGCCCTCGAAGGACCCGGCCTACGTCAATCCGGCCAACGAAGTGTGGCTGGACTTCACCGCACGCCCCGACGGCTCGGGTGCGGCCGCCGCCGTCCACTCCTGGGGGTTCAGGCCGGGGCAGGCGTCGTCGGTGGTGCTCCACCGGGAGCAGGGCGGCGCCGGGGACCGGGTGGCCTGCTTCACGGTGCCGTTCGCACCGCGCGCCTGAGCGGACCGCGCGCCTGAGTGGACCGTGCGTGTGAGCGGACCACGCGCGCAGCCGGGCGGCGGCGCGCTGAGCGGAACGGACATGAAGGCGCCCCCTCCTCCGTACCGGGAACCACATACGGAGAAGGGGGCGCCGCTCACGCGGACCTTCGGGTCAGGCCGCGATGGGCGTGCGCTCCGCGTCCGCCGTGTCCTTCGCCTCGCGCTCGCCGCGGGCCGCCGCGATCACGCGGTCGAGGCTGAACGCGCCGGACCCCGTGAAGACCAGGAGCAGGAAGACCCAGCAGAACATCGCGGAGGCCTCGCCGCCGTTCTGTATCGGCCACAGGGCCTCCGGCTGGTGGACCTTGAAGTACGCGTAGGCCATCGATCCGGACGAGACGAGCGCGGCGCCGCGGGTGCCGAGGCCCAGCAGGACCAGGCTGCCGCCGACGAGCTGGATGACGGCCGCGTACCAGCCGGGCCAGGTGCCCGCGTCGACGGTGCCGCCGCCGCCGTCCGTGCCGCCGAGGACGCCGAAGAGCGAGGCGGCGCCGTGGCAGGCGAAGAGCAGGCCGACGACGATGCGGAACAGGCCGAGGGCATAGGGCTGGGCGCTGTTGAGACGTCCAGTCATGGTGGGGGACTCCTTCGGTCTTGACTCGGTTTGGGGACGGGAACCGATCGAAGACCCAAGATTAGGTCCGCCTAATTAGTACTTGCAACTTCAACATCTGAGTGTTTCGTGAGAATCGGCCGTATCCAGCCGTCGCGGGCGTCCCCGGCGTTCAGCGGCCCGGCCGGAACCGCCGTGGCCCCGGCCGGAACCGCTACCTCGCCCGAGGCCCCCGCCCCGCCCGAGGCCCCCGCCCCACCCGACCCGACCACCCCACCCGACCCGACCGCCCCGCCCGAGACCGCCGCCCGCAGCGCGGCCCGCGCCACCGCGTCCGCGTCGGACAGTGTGACCGAGTCCACCCCGGGCCTGGCCCCGGCCGCCGTCACCCAGTGCACCCCCTCTGTCGGCACCCCGAACGCGAACACCCGCGCGTGGGCCCGGCCCCGGCTGTCGAGCACGCGGTAGGGGCGGGGCGTGACGTCGAGGCCGCCCGTCTCGTGGCCGTCGACGGTGTGCGGGCGGCACCGGCCCGACCGCAGCAGGCCCGCGAGCAGCGCGTCCCCGGTGCGCCGCAGATCGGGCTCGGGAAGGCGCGCCTCGACCAGCGTGGTCACCCGCACCCCGGACCCGGGCACGTCCGGCGAGTACGCGTGGAACGCCCCAGCGGACTCATCGCCTCCGCCCTCGACTCCCGCGCACCGCACTTCGAGGCGCGGCCCCAGCACCTCCACCACCCCCGCCTCGATGAGAGCCGTCAGCTCCTCGATGCGCCGCCGGGGCGGGCCGATGGACAGGAACGCGTTGAACGGCGTGTACCAGCCGTCCAGATGGGCCCGGCGCGAGGCGCCCGCGAGGCCGCCGTGGTCGACCACGAGCCGCAGTTCGTTGCGCAGGTCGCGGAGCACGTCGAGGGCGGCCTTCAGGGGCCCGGCGACGTTGCCGAGCGCGGCCTGCGCGGCGTCCTCGCGCAGGTGCCCGAGCAGCCAGGAGCGGAAGTCGGCGGGCGAGCGGAAGACCTGCCCCGCGTACGGGCGGGCGAGGCGCTCCCAGGACCACCGGTCGTCGCCGGAGAACCCGAACGCGTCCAGGACCAGGGACTCCTCGGGGCTGCCGTGCGCGGTGTCGAGGAAGCGGTCGCGGAAGGCGGCGGCCCGCCCCGCCGCACCGGCCGCCGCGAGGCGCGCCTCGTAGTGGACGGTCTCCACCTCCTTGGCGACCAGCGGCCAGACCTCGGCCAGGAAGTCCGGCGCGTCCCCGCTGTCGGCGCGCTTGCGGAAGCGGGCGATGGCTTCCGGGGTGAGCACGGCGGGCCGGTGCCGCCCGTAGGGGCCCTTGGCGTTGTCGCCGCGCGCCTGGTACGGCACGCCGCGCCGCGAACCGGCGTACAGGCGCGGCTCCTTGCCGGACGCCGCATAGCGCAGCCCGCCCCGCTCGTCGGGGACGAAGCGCCCGCCGCGCCCCGACGTCAGGAGCGCCATGTGGTCGAAGAAGTTCAGGCCGAGGCCGCGCAGCAGGACCGGCTCGCCCGGGGCGACGGAGGTGAGGTCGACGTCGGCGGGGTTGGCGGGCGGGACGTGGCGCAGGCCGTGGCGGTCGGCGTACGCGGAGAGCGCGGCCCGGTCGCGGTCGGCGGTGTCGGGCAGATGGCCCTGCGCGAGGACGACGGCGGCGAGCCCCGATATCTCCCGGGAGTCGTCGAGGACGAGGGTCTGCGCGCCCCGGCCAGGGACGCCGTCGGCCTCGTCGGACTCGTGGAGGCCGACCGCGCGTGCCGTGTGCGTACGGACGCGGACGGAGCCCGGGGCGGCGCGCACCGTCTCGGCGAAGAACCACTCCAGATAGCGGCCGTAGTCGGCGCGCGTCGGGTAGTCGTCCGGGCCGAGCCCCGGTATGTGCCCGCGCGCGGCCCACTCGTACAGGCTCGGGCCGGACCGGATCGGCCCCGCGCAGTCGACGCTCGCGTCGGTGAACAGCGTCACCTGGGAGGCGACGGTGTTCATCAGGAGCTCCCGCGACTGGGCGGTGCGCCACACCCTGCCGGGCCCCGGCGGCGCCGGATCGACCATGTGCACCGTCAGCCGCGCCCCCGGTGGAAGCAGCTCGGCGGCCGAGGCGCACAGGCGCTCAAGGACGCTGGTGCCGCGCGGCCCCGCGCCGACGACGGCTATGGAGTGGTCGACGGTCGCAGCAGCAGACAAGAGCGTGACTCCCGGTACGGACGGGGCGAGGACCGGCTCATCATGCCGCCGGGAACACCGTTGCCGAAGCCCGCTTCGGAGGATCTCCATCCGGTTGTGTCCTGAGTCACGGCCAAGGCGGACATCTCCGCTGCCCGTAGGAGGTTCGCCCCGTCACACGCGTACCTGCATCAACACCACACACAGGACGCGCGGAACTCCCGGGAACGGAGCGCGGGCCCCGGCCGGACTCGCAGACCGGACGCACCTGAGATCCCGGACGCACCTGAGATCCCGAACGCACCTGAGGTCCCGAACGCAACCTGACGCTCCGGACTCAAGGCGCGAGGGTCGTCCGCTCCACTGTCTCAAGGCGCTCCCCGCCGCCCTTCTCCGCCCGCGCCCGGTCCAGGCGCAGCTCCGCCGCACGCCCGCGCAGCGTCAGCGTCATCAGGTGGTTGCCGAACCAGGGGCCGCCCGTCCTGCGCCAGTCCACGGCGGAGCGCGGGAGCCGTCCGTGCCGCGCGAAGCGGCGGCCGAGGGCGCGGCCGACGCGGCTCCAGCCGAAGCGGAAGCCGAGCCTTATCGAGGCGGGGATGGAGTTGTGCACCGGCGAGCAGGTGAGCTGCAGGACGCGGGCGTCGGGGTCGGTGCCCGTGGGCCAGGTGGGCTCGGCGACGTACGCGTGGTGGACGTCGCCGGACAGGACGCAGACCGTCGCGGGCGCGTCCGCGCCGGAGCCGGCGTCGGCGATCAGGGCGGCCAGGGCGTCGAAGGACGTCGGGAAGGCGGCCCAGTGTTCGAGGTCGGCGCGTCTGCGCAGGTCCTCGCCGAAGCGGGCCCAGCGGGCGCCGCGCTCGCCCCGGCACAGGGCGGCGTTCCAGCCCTCGGCGTCGTGGATGAGGTGGGGGAGCAGCCACGGCAGGGACGTCCCGATCAGGAGGTGGTCGCAGCCGCCCTCCAGGGCCTGCTCGCGCAGCCAGGCCGCCTCGCCGGGGGCGAGCATGGCGCGCCTGTCCTCGTCGAGGACGCGGGCGGCGCGGGTGTCGACCATCAGCAGGCGCACGCGGCCGAAGTCGCGGCGGTAGCTCCACCGGGATCGAGCGGGGGTCGGCGCGGAGCGCCACGCTTGAGGGGCGGTGGTCGGGTGCCGGGCGGGCGGGTCGGCGTCGGCGGTGGCGGCGTGGGCGCGCAGGGCGTCGGTGCCGTCGGGGGTGGCGCGGACGGCCGCGAACAGCTCGTCGCGCTCCAGCTCCTCGGGCGGCAGGTTGCCCAGGTGCTGGTACACCCAGTACGACATCAGGCCGCTGAGGACGCGCTCGCGCCACCAGGGTGTGGCGCGCATCTCGGCGAGCCAGGAGGCGCTGGTGTTCCAGTCGTCGATGACGTCGTGGTCGTCGAAGATCATGCAGCTGGGGACGGTGGAGAGCAGCCAGCGCACCTCGGGGTCGAGCCAGGACTCGTAGTAGAGGTGGGTGTACTCCTCATAGTCCGCGACCTGGTCGCCCGGGGGCTCGGAGAGGTCGCGGCGGGCGGCGAGCCAGCGGCGGGTGGCCTGGGAGACCTCGTCCGCGTACACCTGGTCGCCGAGGAGGAGCAGCACGTCGGGGCGCGGGGCTGCGGGGTCGGCGGCGATGCGGGCCGCGAGGGTGTCGAGGGCGTCGGGGCCGACGGGGTCGTGCTCCTTCCCCTTGCCTGCCGTGCCCCGGTGGCCCAGGTCGTGCAGGTGGGACGTCTTGGCGGGCGGCGCGGCCCACCGGCAGGAGCCGAAGGTGACGCGCAGGGCGGCTGCGTCCTCGCCGTCCCCGCCCGGCGTGCGGATCGTGCTCGCGGGGAAGGGCGAGTCGGGCAGCGGCCACACCGGAGTGGCGTCGAGCGTGACCTCGTAGGCCGTGTCGGTCCCCGGGCGCAGCCCCTCGACCGTCACCAGGGCGTAGTGGTGCCCGGCCACCTGGAAGGTCCTCGCCGTCCCGCGCGTGCCGTCGGCGCAGCGCACCTCGGCCGTGCAGGGCCGGTCGGCCTCGACCCAGACGGTCGCCCGCGCGCCGTCGACGTACCTCAGCAGTGGACCCAGACGCAGCCGCGCCACAGTGATCACCCTCCTCCGTCGCCCCGTACGGTACGGAACGACGGAGGCGGGCGGGACGGTTCCGCACAAGCGGGCCGGTCCCGAGCGGGATCAGCGACCGCCCGGGCGGGTCAGCAGCCGTTCAGGATCGAGCTGAGCGCGCTCTTCTCGGCGGAGTCGACGGTGAGGCCGTAGTGCTGCTTCACGTCCACCCACATCCGGGCGTAGAAGCAGTGGTACGAGGTGGTGGGCGGCAGCCACTCCGCCGGGTCCTTGTCGCCCTTGGCCTGGTTGACGTTGTCGGTCACGGCGATGAGCTGGGGCCGGCCCAGGTCGTTGGCGAAGCCCTCGCGGCGGGAGGTGGTCCAGCCGCTCGCGCCGGACCTCCAGGCCTCGGAGAGCGGGACGACGTGGTCGATGTCGACGTCGGATGCGGCGGTCCAGGTGCCGCCGTCGTAGGGGGACTTCCAGGTGCCGGAGACGGCGGCGCAGCTGCCGTCCTGCTGGACGTTCTCGCCGTCGCGCTTGAGGACGACCTCGCGGGTGTTGCAGGCGCCGGACTGGGTGGACCAGTGCGGGAACTTGTCGCGGCTGTAGCCGTCGGACGAGCCCTCGGGGGCCACGGTGAGCTGGCCGAGGTAGGTGCGGGCGGTGGCGGCGCTGACCGGGGTGGGCGGGGCGGCCTGGGCGGGGGAGCCGGACAGGAGGGTCGCGGCGGCGGCGAGGGCGGCGACGGCGCCCACGGCGGCGAGGCGGTGACGCGCGTAGATTGCGGGCATGCGAACTCCCTTGGTGTGGGGGGACATTGACCGGTGGGGCGGCCATGCTGGTGCGCTCGGGTTGCCCCGAGGTGTGCATCGGGCGACAGGGTCGCGTCAATCACCTGTAAACATCAAGGGTTCTGGC from Streptomyces flavofungini includes:
- a CDS encoding S1 family peptidase; this translates as MSASATPATPASRRPSRTARRVLGGLGALGAATALCATGLTGSAQAIVGGKDATKKYPFMVSIPMTLEKEDGTKLKGVCGGTLIHPRWVVTAAHCAQDDFVAKPTGKVRIGSDRLSSGGTVRTIVKKVVNPAYDIGGDKRSHDDIALLRLDRPVTEYAPIRIADRAPKVGAHTRILGFGTTVDSTDLEEWKFSERLQELDTRRAAADKCLDIKGETELCTQSRVRNAMACNGDSGGPQVQRIGGRWQLVGATSGDGDAAVDRRCAGGPGIYTSVPAYKKWIEKTIATQR
- a CDS encoding GlxA family transcriptional regulator, translated to MSVIALLVLDGVPAHQLTTPGLVLDAVARSAPGAAYELRVCAVPRTVTTARPAPLTVTADRGLDGLDGAGTVLVAGHDGFRDEPPPGVAEALRAAVGRGSRVLAVGTGTFTLAAAGVLDGRRATTEWSHVPELAARHPQVAVDPAGTLVVDGPFRTSAGFLGGLDLCLRFVEEDHGADVAAATARQLVLPVYEDAGAARAELDRALAETGGLEPTVRWLEASSHGPLTLADIATHARLSPRTLDRRFRAHTGLSPLKYLLRVRLDRARDLLEHDDATIEEIAARVGFGSSASFRRHFRDATGRTPRDYRAAQDPGTPRGPGGGARPGAPAASGRPARTPTEDGPSR
- a CDS encoding DUF2277 domain-containing protein, giving the protein MCRSIKTLRPPALPEKATDDEIRAAALQYVRKVSGFRAPAAHNREVFERAVDAVAEATADLLAHLEVRGARAAS
- a CDS encoding DedA family protein, whose translation is MLESVGALTGSPWIYAVVALSVLFDVFLPLLPSGVLVITAATAAAAAGSGTGRVPHDVPDILLLMLCAATASVLGDLVAYRLAWRGGERLDRAIARSRRLTSAQERLGTALARGGGVLVVIARFAPAGRSIVSLGAGAAHRRVRDFLPWSVLAGVAWAGYSVGLGYFGGQWLGATWLATGVSVLALFLAGAGAAFLVRRPRETAADAPA
- a CDS encoding superoxide dismutase family protein, which encodes MVAGILTAAVAAAVLAASGGAPADGGDCVRAKGRFAPSKALSPALTYDRNLVPPGARIEVTQRHERSGTRVALRVRGLKPGHAYGVHVHQKPCGTDPAAAGGHYQHRRDPVQPSKDPAYVNPANEVWLDFTARPDGSGAAAAVHSWGFRPGQASSVVLHREQGGAGDRVACFTVPFAPRA
- a CDS encoding DoxX family protein, translated to MTGRLNSAQPYALGLFRIVVGLLFACHGAASLFGVLGGTDGGGGTVDAGTWPGWYAAVIQLVGGSLVLLGLGTRGAALVSSGSMAYAYFKVHQPEALWPIQNGGEASAMFCWVFLLLVFTGSGAFSLDRVIAAARGEREAKDTADAERTPIAA
- a CDS encoding FAD/NAD(P)-binding protein yields the protein MSAAATVDHSIAVVGAGPRGTSVLERLCASAAELLPPGARLTVHMVDPAPPGPGRVWRTAQSRELLMNTVASQVTLFTDASVDCAGPIRSGPSLYEWAARGHIPGLGPDDYPTRADYGRYLEWFFAETVRAAPGSVRVRTHTARAVGLHESDEADGVPGRGAQTLVLDDSREISGLAAVVLAQGHLPDTADRDRAALSAYADRHGLRHVPPANPADVDLTSVAPGEPVLLRGLGLNFFDHMALLTSGRGGRFVPDERGGLRYAASGKEPRLYAGSRRGVPYQARGDNAKGPYGRHRPAVLTPEAIARFRKRADSGDAPDFLAEVWPLVAKEVETVHYEARLAAAGAAGRAAAFRDRFLDTAHGSPEESLVLDAFGFSGDDRWSWERLARPYAGQVFRSPADFRSWLLGHLREDAAQAALGNVAGPLKAALDVLRDLRNELRLVVDHGGLAGASRRAHLDGWYTPFNAFLSIGPPRRRIEELTALIEAGVVEVLGPRLEVRCAGVEGGGDESAGAFHAYSPDVPGSGVRVTTLVEARLPEPDLRRTGDALLAGLLRSGRCRPHTVDGHETGGLDVTPRPYRVLDSRGRAHARVFAFGVPTEGVHWVTAAGARPGVDSVTLSDADAVARAALRAAVSGGAVGSGGVVGSGGAGASGGAGASGEVAVPAGATAVPAGPLNAGDARDGWIRPILTKHSDVEVASTN
- a CDS encoding DUF7800 domain-containing protein, which translates into the protein MARLRLGPLLRYVDGARATVWVEADRPCTAEVRCADGTRGTARTFQVAGHHYALVTVEGLRPGTDTAYEVTLDATPVWPLPDSPFPASTIRTPGGDGEDAAALRVTFGSCRWAAPPAKTSHLHDLGHRGTAGKGKEHDPVGPDALDTLAARIAADPAAPRPDVLLLLGDQVYADEVSQATRRWLAARRDLSEPPGDQVADYEEYTHLYYESWLDPEVRWLLSTVPSCMIFDDHDVIDDWNTSASWLAEMRATPWWRERVLSGLMSYWVYQHLGNLPPEELERDELFAAVRATPDGTDALRAHAATADADPPARHPTTAPQAWRSAPTPARSRWSYRRDFGRVRLLMVDTRAARVLDEDRRAMLAPGEAAWLREQALEGGCDHLLIGTSLPWLLPHLIHDAEGWNAALCRGERGARWARFGEDLRRRADLEHWAAFPTSFDALAALIADAGSGADAPATVCVLSGDVHHAYVAEPTWPTGTDPDARVLQLTCSPVHNSIPASIRLGFRFGWSRVGRALGRRFARHGRLPRSAVDWRRTGGPWFGNHLMTLTLRGRAAELRLDRARAEKGGGERLETVERTTLAP
- a CDS encoding HNH endonuclease family protein, whose protein sequence is MPAIYARHRLAAVGAVAALAAAATLLSGSPAQAAPPTPVSAATARTYLGQLTVAPEGSSDGYSRDKFPHWSTQSGACNTREVVLKRDGENVQQDGSCAAVSGTWKSPYDGGTWTAASDVDIDHVVPLSEAWRSGASGWTTSRREGFANDLGRPQLIAVTDNVNQAKGDKDPAEWLPPTTSYHCFYARMWVDVKQHYGLTVDSAEKSALSSILNGC